The genomic segment cctcaaaagactgaaaagatttggtattgactctgtaccggtacaccttttatatagcctcgctattgttattttactgctgctcttaaattatttgttacttttatttctttaggtatctttcttaaaactgcattgttggttaagggcttgtaagtaagcatttcactgtaagatctacaccggttgtattcggcgcatgtgacaaatacaatttgattttaattcaacatttttttcacccatctaccccataatgacaatgtgaaaacatgtttttaggaatgttagcaaatttattttaaaattaaatacagaaatatctaatttacattacgtattcacacctctgagtcatgttagaatatatatatattttaaaacccCTATTCCTTGCCAAtgataagcatacccataacatgatgcagccaccactatgcttgaaaatatgaagagtggtacttagtgatgtgttggatctgccccaaacataacactttatattctttgccacatttttggcagttttactttagtgcttcATTGCAAACAGGGTGcacattttggaatattttttattctgttataggcttctttcttttcactctgtcatttaggttagtattgtggatcaactacaatgttgttgctgtaactgttttaaagtcaccattggcctcatggtgaaatccctgagccgtTTCCTTCCTTTCCGGAAACTAAGTTTGGAAGGACGCCTGTGTCTGTgtcgtgactgggtgtattgatctACCAATCTACCAatgggtgcccttctttgcgagaaaTTGAAAAATCTGTGTTTGCAATTCACAGAAattaggtagtcattcaaaaatcacattaaacactgttattgcaacttattatgtgacttattaagcacatttttactcctgaacttatttaggcttgccataacaaaggggtggaatacttattgactcaagacattttgtcacgttcgtcgtattgATGAGACCAATGATGAAAAGTACGTATTTTCTCGATTTAGATTCAAATTAATACCAAAAAAattttgtacatttattttggtTTATGCAACTTGATGTGAATACATTCTATTTTAATTCATGAACACACTAAACAACCGAGACGCTATTAAACCGATtgctgacacaggcaactatacatagacaataacccacaaaaccaaaatggaaaatggcaacctaaataggatccccaatcagagacaacgataaacagctgtctctgattgggaaccaattcaggccaccatagacctacatttacctagacacaCCAACACCTCATAgaatacaaaaaaccctagacaagacgaTAAAACGCATACcaccctcatcacaccctgacctaaccaaaataataaagaaaacaaagataactaaggtcagggtgtgacacatttcagcttttcatttgaattaatttgtaaaaaaaaagagtaaaaacattattccactttgacatgatggggtattgtgtgtaagccagtgacataaaatctcaattgaatcaatattgaattcaggctgtaacacaacaaattgtggacaaagtcaaggtgtgaatactttctgaaggcactgtaacagttagttattttgatttgatttcttatCGCATTTCGCAAACCTGTACTAATAATCTCAAAATAAAGGATGACAAGAACACTGAAAAGTTGCATAAaccaaaataaatgtacaaaatTTTTTGGGTATTAATTTGAATCTAAATCGAGAAAATACGTACTTTTCATCATTAGGGAAGATGACATTGTTTTCTGCCATTGTGTCCAGGAAAAAGTACTCAAAACCTGGGAACTTCCAATAAAACTGAGGACACAATGGaaattaaagaggaaaagaagTGCAGTTTAGTACATTAATACATTCTAAATCATGGCATTTTAAGATGTACTGTATCGCCATGGAGGAGGGTATGTGAGTCTTACCCAGCCAAACGGATGATGGGCACCCCCCTGTCGAATGTTGGTGTATGCTCCCTCAATGATCACACCATCAACAACAATCCCTGATAAAAGCAAAATATTCTAACTACATCAGGTCAACTTCCATGAACTGagtcacacaaaaaaaacattcatgaaatgtgtactgtactgtaactagaGGGTATAAAACGTTTAATGAGTCCAGTAAAGCCTACCTTGTTCAATTAGTTTGACTGCAGTGTTAGTGGCCACTCTGTACAAACACGAGGGGTAAAATGGTGTTTACTGATCATGTCTCGTACTTTGAGTCACTGTCAAAATGTTCTGCCATATTTCTAATTATTGATTGGATTATTTCAATCGTCACCGTTAGTGGTGGTAGataagtagtagtagtgacagatTCTCTAACTTAAACAtctcacaaatatatatatatatatatatatatatatatatatattgtttatgAGGGGTGGAACAAGCAAAAAAGTTAACAAATAAgtgttaattaaaaaaatatgttttctcacacacacctgataggtgcagggaaatgtgttgtttcttacagggtcagccatagagttgtcggctcgggtattcgaaccagcaaccgtTCGGTTATAGCTAGGCTAACTGCCGTTCAGTCTCTTGAATGGACAATGCTTACTTTTCAAATCAAACAAACAGTTAAAATATGATATGATTTAAATCATGAAAAGCCTACCAGTGGAATGGAATACATATCTATTTGGAGTGTAAGGCAAAGGAAATAAAACGTACAGGTCAAGCTAATCAAGGTAAATGTAAAAACATTAAAAAGTAATCATCGGTTATATTGTGTTTGCTTACTTTAGTAACAGACACAATATTACCTTTGATGACTATAATGTCATTTTAATGTTTGGGCTTTTAATATAACTAATTTCTGTGTTatattcatgtgctgttctataaaccaatttctgtgatcatgcaagtggctgactgtacaaatcctcactatcagtagctgcaatttggcagcatgcccagaccttgttttgagaacgaaaGAGATCTCAATTCCAAGGTCTCAGATTAGAGAGGAGAAGCCTGGtcaggtattggtctgtcacatgttatgaaccagtattggtttGTCACATGGATGAAACAAAAAAAAGGATAAGGATGaattaattatgctaaatcatgcaaatataacttgtctgtgtatagctGTATATAAAACAACTGCTGGGTCTGCCCAGGTAGAGCTCCTgtttgacatgtgtactatggtgcattgagttggttggaacctatCCAGCACGCAGACAATAAATAATCATTCATTtcagattgactttgagtgtccccgTGTAAGAATTTCCGCGACATTACCTTAACAGATAAAGGATCgtcatttgagacagtttgcgacaataatcctgcagtaacaggaaatgtgaattattatgtggattataattaatggacattttctagcggttgatacattttttttgttaggtcagatcaagtctgaaatttcaaagtggaaatcacAAACTTTAGAAGTCTTtataaaactcaaatacactacaaagtTTACATTTCCTGCTgaacaggaaaattctcagcaacaaaacagtgatcaaattaagaatcctacatctgtacctttGCCTTACACCCCCATTTCATTACATGAGATGTGCATTTAATATGAAGGTTTTTcatgatctacacacaataacccataatgacaaagcaaaaacaggtttttagaaatgttggcaaatgtataaaaaaaaaactgaaatattacatttacataagtattcagactgtttactcagtactttgttgaagcaccttcggcagaaattacagcctcaagtcttcttgggtatgacgctacaaacgtggcacacctatatttggggagtttctccaattattctctgcagatcctctcaagctctgtcaggttggatggggagcatcgctgcacagctattttcaggtctctccagagatgtttgatcaggttcaagtccggtctctgaCTGGGCCAcgcaaggacattcaaagacttgtcccgaagccactcctgcgttgtcttggctgtgtgcttagggtcgtagtcctgttggaaggtgaatcttcgtcccagtctgaggtactgagcgctctggagcaggttttgatcaaggatctctgtactttaccTCGTTCATTTTTCCATCGATCCTGGCtggtctcctagtccctgctgctgaaaagaaATGCtcccaccaccacgcttcaccgtaggaatggtggcaggtttcctccagatgtgacgcttggcattcaagacaaagagttcaatcttggtttcatcagaccagagaatcttgtttttggcgccttttgtcaaactccaagcaggctgtcatgtaccttttactgaggagtggcttccgcctggcccctctaccataaatgcctgattggtggagtgctgcagagatggtggtccttctggaagtttctcccatctccacagaggaactctggagctctgtcagagtgaccatcgggttcttgggcatcctccctgactaaggcccttctcccccgattgctcagtttggctgggcggccagctctaggaagagtcttggtggttccaaacctcttctatttaagaaggatggaggccactatgttcttggggaccttcaatgctgcagacattttttggtacccttccccagatctgtgcctcgacacaatcctgtctcggagctttacggacaattccttcgaccttatggcttggtttttgctctgacatgtctgtcaactgtgggaccttatatagacaggtgtgtgccttttcaaatcatgtccaatcaattgaatttaccacaggtggactctaatcaagttgtagaaacatctcaaggatgatcaatggaaacaggatgcacctgagctcaatttcgagtctcatagcaaagggtctgaatacttatgtaaataaggtatttctgtttttatttgtacatttgtaaaagtttctaaaaacctgttttcgtgcagtcactatggggtattctgtgtagattggtgaagaaaatgttttatttcatctattttagaataaggctgtaacgtaacaaaatgtggaaaaagggaaggtgtctaaatactttctgaatgcactgtatagtttTAACTATGCTTTGTGGAAACTAACTCGTTTTGGGGGGAATAAATAGTTACTTTGACTACAACTATTTGAATACAAATCACAAAAAATGACTACtttttaaaactatttgaatacagataTGAGAAAGTACCTACTTTAAAAAACTATTTGAATACATTTCTGAGAAAACACCtacataaaaaaacatttgaatacGGACTTCAGGGAGTGACTACTTTTCAGAAACTATTGGAATTGGCTGCCTTCAACTAATGGCACAGTTGTATGGAACTGCATATAGAAAGAGAATGAATAGAACACAATCTCCTATGCTATTCCAATCTGACAGTCTATTtgatctacacaatacatttatatcTGAACATTCTGTAAATGTAAATTCTCCTGAATGTGTACATAATCAAGTCCAACCAATTAACCAATTATATTTAGTACATATGTATAAATAAGTTGTGAGTGACTCTTTCAACATGCCTCTGTAAAGGTCGAAAGCAGCAATTCATTTTATGATACCTGAAAATCCTGAAGAGAAATTCAAAGGAATTTTTGCAAACATTACAAAACAGCGAGTTGGATGCTTAGCAAAAACAACGTTGAACTTCTTTGTCCATCTGTTTTAATGGTTCTTATttccaacacacaccacaccatctttaaagggatactttacTCTGAATTTGACTCGAAATACAAACTAACATGATTTTCCACCTACCTTGGCTGTAGTTAATTCAAGAAGGCCGTTTTGGGATATATTTTGTTATACTTAATAGAGCAACATTTTATTAGCATGTTGTTACATGATACTTTGGTAATTGCATTTGAATTACATAGCAAAGAGCTGAGCATTTTTGAAAGTACTGTACACAGAGAAAGTGACTGTTCCTTATTCCACTTATGTAATCACTCCATTGTTATTCAATTATAAAGCAATTTCCAAAGTTCTATGTAACAACTATGTTGCTGATGTAATAATCACAAAGGTACTAGCACTACACACGTATAAGAACTTGATGGTTTAGTGTTACTGTATTACTTTGTCTCACTCACTATGAAAATACATTTGTTAGTAATTTTGAATCTGCAAAAGTGGTCTGCTCAAATGTTGAGGTGATTGATTCCATGTCCCTCATGTATGTAATTCTAGGCTATAAATTATATTAAGATTCATATCAATATCGGAGAGCCCTCCAAACCATGTGCTAATGATGACATATTTAGACTAATTCAACTAACTGTTCTTCATCATATACTTTGCAGCCATCAAATaatacatcttttttttttcaaatacCTTCAAATATTATTTGGTTTTCTGAGGTAttcaaaatactttaaaatatgATGTTTTATTGAGACATGTATTTGAATATTAAAGAAAATAGTTGCCTTTTAGTTGAAACTCTATACAAACTATATTAGACTACCTTGAGTATTTGAAAAGTTAGTATTTTAAAAGAAACGTCCAAATACAACTATTGTTTGCCCAGGTCTGCTGCGCATCGACATAAATAATCATTTCCACTCGCTTATCTCATCTCTACAAACTGAACCATCCACCTGAAGGCACATGTTTGGTCACTCACCCAGTGCCAAGAGAGTGTCCCCATAATACCACCAGACTGCTCCCACTGCGGGCTTTTACCCACTGGTACAAGTAGAGGGTGTCAGTGGTTAGACCAACTTCAGTGGGCTCTCCGGTGGAGTCCCCAAAACCTGTTAAGAGTTTCTTATATCAATGGTTGTTCATTATGCAACCATACTAGACTATGCATAGGCCTATCAtgtcatgtctgtctgcctgaggTAAACTTGATGCAGAGTTGTGCAATGATTCGTATCTGACCACAAGGGGGCAGTCACAGGCAACCCACACCAGAGGGTGAGCTCTAATGCAGTGTAAGGAATTGGGAGTTGGTTATCGGACTCTCCTTACAGCAAGCAAGGTAAAATAACACTGTCACACCACAAAATGTAGACTAACGCTAGGTTATCAAGAATGTGTGTAACAATTATTAAAATGTAttcagaataaataaataaagcaaaTATGTTTCAACGGTCTAGTCAAATGTAAGTTTAACCAACCTCTGTAGTCCAAAGCCAAAACATGGTAACCTATTGCACTCAGCACCTGTGGACACAAAGGCCAATCACACATTTATCAATCACCAATGTCATTTTCTGCCATAATGAATTAATGTAGTCGACAGTCACTTACACGTACTAATCCCACACGGTGACTTGCTGCCCTGTATGAAAGAATGTGTACTTTTAGATTCAAAGTGAGAACAATATTATTGTATAGGAATCCATTGTTCTTGCTACCTTGTGCCTCCATTGCCATGGAGATAAATGATAATCGGAATTCCAGCTCCCAAAGAATCTTGGTACCATTCCAAGTCCTTTCCCTGTGCCTCCTTCCACTGACTTTCAGGGACTGTGTGCCTTGAAGATATTGTACAGTGACAACACTTGTAAGTGACAACATTAGGAAGTGACAACACGTGGAAGGGACGATGTGTAGACTGATGTATAAAGTTCAATGCTGTCTTTATAAAAGCTATACTGTCCAGTGGCAGTGAGTGTACTTCTGAAGTAAGGTAGGTAGGCTACATTACCCTACTCACAAAGTAACCTGGAGAAAGCCTACTCACCAAACACCCAATGAGATCCCTTGCTCAGATTTAAGGTACATGTTCACAGTGTGGTTAAGATACAGGTCAGCTGGCTGGCTAAGGTTGACGAAGAATGGGACCCTGACTAAAAACAATGAGAGAAACAGACGATATGTTATATGATTTGTTATTCCTGATTTGTCCAGTATTTTGGATAATTTTCATGAATAGCTTACACTCACCTCTGTGAGAATACACCAGGTGTTTTATGATGTCAGGGAACAGTCGCATCATGAAAGGCACAGAAAcataaataacacacacaaccAGGAGACCTCTTTTGACCCACCACAACAAACGGGAGCTAGgtctgagagatagagagagagagagacaaaaagcgTCAACATTGCAATGACAAAGGTCCATGCTGCGTCAGCAGACATTACTGGATATTGGCATTGAAGTGCATTTTAGGCCAATAATAGTTATGGAGTCTTTTTGTAGGCGCTAATGGAGACTAACTCCGCGATGGCTCGTTGGCCAAAGCCTATGGCGAAATAAATGGGCTTTTGGATATACACAGAGAATAAGGTCTGTGGCAAACATAAGCTTAGAAGATCTTATACGTTTtcgttctatgagataatattcAACAACTAACATCACTTTTAGAATTTTGAAGCTTATGTAATCAAAATaagcacataaaggcttcataattaataaacgTCATGTTAACTGGCTGATATTATCTGATCGAACAAAACGAATAAGATCTCCTTAAGGCCTCTATGGAGCCGACGGAGTATCGCAGTGTCATTGTACGTCACAAAATGGTCTGCTCCTTGTATGCACAAGTGCGCCCCAAGAAATTTGGAACGCAGGGTATAGCTCCTTGAGCAGACTTGAGGGGCAGTATTGAGGAAGTTTTGCAACGGAAGTGCTGTCCCTGTGTCTACATCACAACCCTTATGGTATTTATAAACACGGAAGCAATGGACATGCTCCTACTCTTACTCTACTTGCACGTTTGCTTTTATTTTCGACTGTCGCTACACTCAATTAAAGTGCGTTCTGAAAGTCCTCAGACccattgaccttttccacattttgttacgttacagccttaatttccacatttatttaattatgtttttttccctcatcaatttacacacaattgTGGggacaatgacaaagcaaaaacaggtttagaaatgtttgctaattaaaataataaataactgaaataccttatttacataattattcagactctttactatgagactcgaaattgagctcaggtgcatcctgtttccattaatcatccttgagatgtttctacaacttggaattcaattgattggccatgatttggaaagggataGACCTGTCTTCATAAGATCCCACagtagacagtgcatgtcagagcaagaaaTAAGCTattaggtcgaaggaattgtccgtagagatccgacaggattttgtcgaggcatagatctggggaagggtaccaaaacatgtctgcagcattgaatgtccccaagaatacggtggcctccaccattcttaaatggaatgtcagggaggtgaccaagagcccgatggtcactctgatagagctccagagtacctctgtagagatgggagaaacttccagaaggacaaccatctctgcagcactccaccaatcaggcctttatggtagagtggcgagacggaagccactcctcagtaaaatgcacatgacatcctgcttggagtttaaaaaaaactctaagaccacgagaaacaagattctctagtctgatgaaaccaagattgaactctttggcctgaatgccaagtatcacgtctgaaaacctggcaccatccctacgttgaagcatggtggtggcagcatcatgctgtggggatgtttttcagtggctgggactgggagattagtcagggttgagggaaagatgaacgaagcaaagtacagagagatccttgatgaaaacctgctccagagcactcaggacctcagacgaccctaagaacacagccaagacaacgcaggagtg from the Oncorhynchus kisutch isolate 150728-3 linkage group LG4, Okis_V2, whole genome shotgun sequence genome contains:
- the LOC109889788 gene encoding lysophosphatidylserine lipase ABHD12 isoform X1, giving the protein MRKRTGDRDSKKQKTAGDEAGVSSSAQPRPSSRLLWWVKRGLLVVCVIYVSVPFMMRLFPDIIKHLVYSHRVRVPFFVNLSQPADLYLNHTVNMYLKSEQGISLGVWHTVPESQWKEAQGKDLEWYQDSLGAGIPIIIYLHGNGGTRAASHRVGLVRVLSAIGYHVLALDYRGFGDSTGEPTEVGLTTDTLYLYQWVKARSGSSLVVLWGHSLGTGVATNTAVKLIEQGIVVDGVIIEGAYTNIRQGGAHHPFGWFYWKFPGFEYFFLDTMAENNVIFPNDENLKRMRSRLLILHAEDDHIVPIHMAQQLYEIAQSAQNSGNQVKMIPFSGSLGYHHNGLYKDPHLPDIIREFVHTLAP
- the LOC109889788 gene encoding lysophosphatidylserine lipase ABHD12 isoform X2, whose amino-acid sequence is MRKRTGDRDSKKQKTAGDEAGVSSSAQPRPSSRLLWWVKRGLLVVCVIYVSVPFMMRLFPDIIKHLVYSHRVRVPFFVNLSQPADLYLNHTVNMYLKSEQGISLGVWHTVPESQWKEAQGKDLEWYQDSLGAGIPIIIYLHGNGGTRAASHRVGLVRVLSAIGYHVLALDYRGFGDSTGEPTEVGLTTDTLYLYQWVKARSGSSLVVLWGHSLGTGLKRMRSRLLILHAEDDHIVPIHMAQQLYEIAQSAQNSGNQVKMIPFSGSLGYHHNGLYKDPHLPDIIREFVHTLAP